From the genome of Nocardia sp. NBC_01503, one region includes:
- a CDS encoding Lrp/AsnC family transcriptional regulator yields MARTPAKLDELDLAILTAMHEYQKAGILELSRRTRVARATVQSRIARMEEAGVIASYDPQIDVTAAGFDVQAFVTLEIAQGALEAVATDLEAIPGVLEAYATTGSSDVLCRIGADSHAGLQSVLLSIDRSASISRSHSVIVLSTVVPQRTLPLLRTLTPAGSSKAPAYRNSR; encoded by the coding sequence ATGGCACGCACGCCCGCCAAGCTGGACGAACTTGACCTGGCCATCCTGACCGCCATGCACGAGTACCAGAAGGCTGGGATTCTGGAGCTGTCGCGGCGCACCCGAGTCGCGCGCGCGACGGTGCAGTCCCGAATCGCGCGCATGGAGGAGGCGGGTGTGATCGCCTCCTATGATCCCCAAATCGATGTCACGGCAGCGGGATTCGATGTGCAGGCGTTCGTCACGCTGGAGATAGCCCAGGGTGCGCTGGAAGCGGTCGCCACCGATCTGGAGGCGATTCCCGGCGTCCTCGAGGCCTATGCCACCACCGGTTCCAGTGATGTGCTGTGCCGGATCGGCGCGGATTCGCACGCCGGATTGCAGAGTGTGCTGCTGAGCATCGATCGCAGCGCGTCGATCTCGCGGTCACACAGTGTGATCGTGCTGTCGACGGTCGTGCCGCAACGCACCCTGCCACTGCTGCGGACCTTGACGCCCGCCGGATCGAGTAAAGCTCCGGCATACCGCAATTCGCGCTGA
- a CDS encoding DUF3558 domain-containing protein — protein sequence MLSLALLLSACGGSSDSDTPSGPLRPPPKVATLGPFVGECGHLTDDEVRDLGGLGSVSTVFKNAVGCNWQAAGMTSASVTFASYRGSPIDREKAWVASVGRNPQTIDVGGKKGFQALDPRGSVCDLAVQLDDDFFEWSMSYGVFGAGNLGNPCDRTHKMAELTVQRLG from the coding sequence GTGTTGAGCCTCGCGCTGCTGCTGTCGGCCTGTGGGGGAAGTAGTGATTCGGACACCCCGAGCGGACCTCTGCGCCCACCCCCGAAGGTGGCGACGCTGGGTCCGTTCGTGGGCGAATGCGGCCACCTCACCGACGACGAAGTGCGCGATCTCGGCGGGTTGGGCTCGGTCTCCACGGTCTTCAAGAACGCGGTCGGGTGCAATTGGCAGGCCGCCGGAATGACCTCGGCCAGCGTCACTTTCGCCTCCTATCGGGGCAGCCCCATCGACCGCGAGAAGGCGTGGGTGGCCAGCGTCGGCCGTAATCCGCAGACCATCGATGTCGGCGGTAAGAAGGGCTTCCAGGCACTGGACCCGCGCGGCAGCGTCTGCGATCTCGCGGTGCAGTTGGACGACGACTTCTTCGAATGGTCCATGTCCTACGGCGTCTTCGGTGCGGGCAATCTGGGCAATCCCTGCGACCGCACCCACAAGATGGCCGAACTGACCGTGCAGCGTCTCGGATGA
- a CDS encoding isopenicillin N synthase family dioxygenase — MSNDTAEVAREKQMGGLGAEAVRDIAIIDLGDFDNRRAEITDQLWTAATEIGFFQLSGHGIPQEQMDAVFALTADFFALPEPVKAQYPLVKADNAGWESLSQVRPSIGVPDQKESYQITRPHMTGRWPSERELAGFTTAILDFEYSCWQVAMRVLSCFADRLGLPREHFTAAHDPGSEQYQSTLRLLHYFAVPPELRDVPGRWRAGAHTDFDCLTLLFQRDGQGGLQVCPGKEMAEQQWTSITPSSALITCNIGDMLTRWSDDLLPSNFHRVRSPGRDEYQGDRYSIAYFAQADRDAVIQGPRGVYPPVTAADFLAERVRANYRPQG; from the coding sequence ATGAGCAACGACACCGCAGAAGTCGCCCGCGAGAAGCAGATGGGCGGGCTCGGAGCCGAGGCCGTCCGCGATATCGCCATTATCGACCTAGGCGACTTCGACAATCGCCGCGCCGAGATCACCGACCAGCTCTGGACCGCCGCCACCGAGATCGGCTTCTTCCAACTCTCAGGCCACGGTATCCCGCAGGAACAGATGGACGCCGTATTCGCCCTCACCGCGGACTTCTTCGCCCTCCCGGAGCCGGTGAAGGCACAGTACCCGCTGGTCAAAGCCGACAATGCGGGATGGGAGAGCCTGAGTCAGGTGCGCCCCTCCATCGGCGTCCCGGACCAGAAGGAGTCCTACCAGATCACCCGGCCGCATATGACCGGCCGCTGGCCCAGCGAGCGGGAACTCGCCGGATTCACCACCGCCATACTGGATTTCGAATACAGCTGCTGGCAGGTCGCCATGCGGGTGCTGTCCTGCTTCGCCGACCGGCTCGGCCTGCCGCGTGAACACTTCACCGCCGCACACGATCCCGGCTCCGAGCAGTATCAATCCACGCTGCGGCTACTGCACTACTTCGCCGTCCCGCCCGAACTGCGCGATGTCCCGGGCCGCTGGCGGGCGGGCGCGCACACCGATTTCGACTGCCTCACACTGCTTTTCCAGCGCGACGGCCAGGGCGGCCTGCAGGTGTGCCCCGGTAAGGAGATGGCCGAACAGCAGTGGACCTCCATCACCCCGTCCTCCGCGCTCATCACCTGCAATATCGGTGACATGCTCACCCGCTGGAGCGATGACCTGCTGCCCTCGAACTTCCACCGGGTCCGCAGTCCGGGGCGGGACGAATACCAGGGCGATCGCTACAGCATCGCCTACTTCGCCCAGGCCGACCGCGACGCCGTGATCCAGGGCCCGCGAGGCGTCTACCCGCCGGTCACCGCCGCCGACTTCCTCGCCGAGCGCGTGCGCGCCAACTACCGGCCGCAAGGGTAA
- the fusA gene encoding elongation factor G: protein MAQDVLTDLNRVRNIGIMAHIDAGKTTTTERILFYTGITYKIGEVHDGAATMDWMAQEQERGITITSAATTCYWNDNQINIIDTPGHVDFTVEVERSLRVLDGAVAVFDGKEGVEPQSEQVWRQADKYDVPRICFVNKMDKLGADFYFTVQTIKDRLGARPLVIQLPIGAEDTFEGIVDLVENNAKVWRGETKLGEQYEVVEIPADLKERAEQYRQELLETVAESDESLLEKFFGGEELSIEEIKGAIRKMTVNSELYPVLCGSAFKNKGVQPMLDAVIDYLPSPLDVESVSGHAPNKEDEILVRKPSVDEPFAALAFKIATHPFFGKLTYVRVYSGKVDSGAQVVNATKGKKERLGKLFQMHSNKENPVPEAVAGHIYAVIGLKDTTTGDTLCDAQNQIVLESMTFPDPVIQVAIEPKTKADQEKLGGAIQKFAEEDPTFNVKLDQETGQTIIGGMGELQLDIYVDRMKREFKVEANIGKPQVAYRETITKAVEKHEYTHKKQTGGSGQFARVIIALEPLTDAEDGATYEFQNKVTGGRVPREYIPSVDAGMQDAMQYGVLAGFPLVNIRASLLDGAYHEVDSSEMAFKIAGSAALKEAARKAGPVILEPLMAVEVITPEDYMGEVIGDLNSRRGQIQAMEERSGARVVKALVPLSEMFGYIGDLRSKTQGRANFSMVFNSYAEVPANVSKEIIAKATGE from the coding sequence GTGGCACAGGACGTGCTCACCGACCTCAACAGGGTCCGCAACATCGGCATCATGGCGCACATCGATGCCGGTAAGACGACGACCACCGAACGCATCCTCTTCTACACCGGCATCACGTACAAGATCGGTGAGGTGCACGACGGTGCAGCCACCATGGACTGGATGGCCCAGGAGCAGGAACGCGGCATCACGATCACGTCGGCCGCGACGACCTGTTACTGGAATGACAACCAGATCAACATCATCGACACCCCCGGGCACGTCGACTTCACCGTCGAGGTGGAGCGTTCGCTCCGCGTCCTCGACGGCGCCGTCGCGGTGTTCGACGGTAAAGAAGGTGTTGAGCCGCAGTCCGAGCAGGTGTGGCGTCAGGCCGACAAGTACGACGTTCCGCGTATCTGCTTTGTCAACAAGATGGACAAGCTGGGTGCGGACTTCTACTTCACCGTCCAGACCATCAAGGATCGCCTGGGCGCCCGCCCGCTGGTGATCCAGCTTCCGATCGGCGCCGAGGATACCTTCGAGGGCATCGTCGACCTGGTCGAGAACAACGCCAAGGTGTGGCGTGGCGAGACCAAGCTCGGCGAGCAGTACGAGGTCGTCGAGATCCCGGCCGATCTCAAGGAGCGCGCCGAGCAGTACCGTCAGGAACTGCTCGAGACCGTCGCCGAGTCGGACGAGTCGCTGCTGGAGAAGTTCTTCGGTGGTGAGGAGCTCTCGATCGAGGAGATCAAGGGCGCCATCCGCAAGATGACCGTCAACTCCGAGCTCTACCCGGTGCTGTGCGGTTCGGCGTTCAAGAACAAGGGCGTTCAGCCCATGCTCGACGCCGTCATCGATTACCTGCCCTCGCCGCTGGATGTCGAGTCCGTGTCGGGCCACGCGCCCAACAAGGAAGACGAGATCCTGGTCCGCAAGCCGTCCGTGGACGAGCCTTTCGCGGCCCTGGCGTTCAAGATCGCGACGCACCCGTTCTTCGGCAAGCTGACCTACGTCCGCGTCTACTCGGGCAAGGTCGACTCCGGTGCTCAGGTCGTCAACGCGACCAAGGGCAAGAAGGAGCGTCTGGGCAAGCTGTTCCAGATGCACTCCAACAAGGAGAACCCGGTCCCCGAGGCCGTTGCCGGTCACATCTACGCGGTCATCGGCCTGAAGGACACCACCACCGGTGACACCCTCTGTGACGCGCAGAACCAGATCGTGCTCGAGTCCATGACCTTCCCGGACCCGGTTATCCAGGTCGCGATCGAGCCGAAGACCAAGGCCGATCAGGAGAAGCTGGGCGGCGCGATCCAGAAGTTCGCCGAAGAGGATCCGACCTTCAATGTGAAGCTGGATCAGGAGACCGGCCAGACCATCATCGGTGGTATGGGCGAGCTCCAGCTCGACATCTACGTGGACCGCATGAAGCGCGAGTTCAAGGTCGAGGCGAACATCGGTAAGCCGCAGGTCGCGTACCGCGAGACCATCACCAAGGCTGTCGAGAAGCACGAGTACACCCACAAGAAGCAGACCGGTGGCTCGGGCCAGTTCGCCCGCGTGATCATCGCTCTGGAGCCGTTGACCGACGCCGAGGACGGCGCGACCTACGAGTTCCAGAACAAGGTCACCGGTGGTCGCGTGCCGCGCGAGTACATCCCCTCTGTTGACGCAGGTATGCAGGACGCCATGCAGTACGGCGTGCTCGCGGGCTTCCCGCTGGTCAACATTCGGGCCTCGCTGCTCGACGGCGCCTACCACGAGGTCGACTCCTCGGAAATGGCGTTCAAGATCGCCGGTTCCGCGGCCCTCAAGGAAGCGGCTCGCAAGGCCGGTCCGGTGATTCTCGAGCCGCTCATGGCGGTCGAGGTCATCACGCCCGAGGACTACATGGGCGAAGTGATCGGCGACCTGAACTCTCGCCGTGGCCAGATCCAGGCCATGGAGGAGCGCAGTGGTGCCCGTGTCGTCAAGGCGCTGGTTCCGCTTTCGGAGATGTTCGGCTACATCGGTGACCTGCGGTCCAAGACCCAGGGCCGGGCCAACTTCTCCATGGTGTTCAATTCGTACGCAGAGGTTCCGGCCAATGTGTCGAAGGAGATCATCGCCAAGGCGACCGGCGAATAA
- the rpsL gene encoding 30S ribosomal protein S12: MPTINQLVRKGRRDKVSKTKTAALKGSPQRRGVCTRVYTTTPKKPNSALRKVARVRLTSAVEVTAYIPGEGHNLQEHSMVLVRGGRVKDLPGVRYKIIRGSLDTQGVKNRKQARSRYGAKKEKS, from the coding sequence ATGCCAACCATCAACCAGCTGGTCCGCAAGGGTCGTCGCGACAAGGTCTCCAAGACCAAGACTGCGGCCCTGAAGGGGAGCCCGCAGCGTCGTGGCGTGTGCACCCGCGTGTACACCACGACCCCGAAGAAGCCGAACTCCGCGCTGCGTAAGGTCGCGCGTGTTCGCCTGACCAGCGCGGTCGAGGTCACGGCGTACATCCCCGGCGAGGGCCACAACCTGCAGGAGCACTCGATGGTGCTCGTCCGCGGCGGTCGTGTGAAGGACCTCCCCGGTGTGCGCTACAAGATCATCCGCGGTTCGCTCGATACCCAGGGCGTGAAGAACCGCAAGCAGGCTCGCAGCCGCTACGGCGCCAAGAAGGAGAAGAGCTGA
- the rpsG gene encoding 30S ribosomal protein S7: MPRKGPAPKRPLINDPVYGSPLVTQLVNKILLDGKKSTAERIVYGALEQAREKTGTDPVVTLKRALDNVKPALEVKPRRVGGATYQVPVEVRPGRSNTLALRWLVNYSRARREKTMIERLANELLDASNGLGASVKRREDTHKMAESNRAFAHYRW, encoded by the coding sequence ATGCCACGCAAGGGCCCCGCACCCAAGCGTCCGCTGATCAACGACCCGGTCTACGGGTCCCCGCTGGTCACTCAGCTGGTCAACAAGATCCTGCTGGACGGCAAGAAGTCCACCGCCGAGCGCATCGTCTACGGCGCCCTCGAGCAGGCGCGCGAGAAGACCGGCACCGATCCGGTCGTCACCCTCAAGCGCGCGCTGGACAACGTCAAGCCCGCCCTGGAGGTGAAGCCCCGCCGCGTCGGTGGCGCCACCTACCAGGTGCCGGTCGAGGTCCGTCCGGGCCGCTCCAACACCCTGGCGCTGCGCTGGCTGGTCAACTACTCCCGCGCCCGTCGCGAGAAGACCATGATCGAGCGTCTCGCCAATGAGCTCCTCGACGCCAGCAATGGCCTGGGCGCTTCGGTGAAGCGTCGCGAGGACACCCACAAGATGGCCGAGTCGAACCGGGCCTTCGCGCACTACCGCTGGTGA
- a CDS encoding DUF1330 domain-containing protein — protein sequence MSAYGFAHLRDRRPHPEILEYLERIQDTLDPYAGRFVIHGPPVEVVEGEWPGSMVLLEFPTMDQARAWYRSPAYQEILHLRTDHIDGDLLLIEGVGPHYDPRERVAKLRAQARSS from the coding sequence ATGTCCGCGTACGGGTTCGCGCATCTGCGGGATCGGCGTCCGCATCCGGAGATTCTGGAGTATCTGGAGCGCATCCAGGACACCTTGGATCCGTACGCGGGCCGGTTCGTCATTCACGGCCCGCCGGTGGAGGTGGTGGAAGGTGAATGGCCGGGTTCGATGGTGTTGCTGGAGTTCCCGACCATGGATCAGGCCCGTGCCTGGTACCGCTCGCCCGCTTATCAAGAGATCTTGCATTTGCGCACCGATCACATCGACGGTGACCTTCTGTTGATCGAGGGTGTCGGCCCGCATTACGACCCGCGTGAGCGCGTCGCCAAGCTCCGCGCGCAGGCCCGGTCGAGCTGA
- a CDS encoding glutamate racemase: MIVALIDSGLGMLPTGAWLRKLRPDIDLLLQMDPDGAPWGPKPEQWVIDRVLDTARASLREGAEVIVVPCNTASVTALEPLRAEVGPGVPVIGTVPAIKPAAAACHRVAVWATAATTASAYQADLIARFGGEAEITGVACHGLADAIDRGDLPAITEAITSAAARTPADTEGIVLGCTHYPLVIDAILAALPAGIRVFDSAEAVAAQTLRRMDALGRPTTGTATTRVLTSNRPGIMPAAAAAFDSGRLLGARGLGSVPTA, encoded by the coding sequence GTGATCGTCGCGCTCATTGATTCCGGACTGGGGATGCTGCCCACGGGGGCGTGGTTGCGCAAATTGCGCCCCGATATCGATCTGCTGCTGCAAATGGACCCCGACGGCGCACCCTGGGGACCCAAACCCGAGCAGTGGGTCATCGACCGCGTGCTCGACACCGCACGCGCGTCCCTGCGCGAAGGCGCGGAAGTCATTGTGGTGCCGTGCAATACGGCCAGCGTCACCGCACTGGAACCGCTGCGCGCCGAGGTCGGGCCGGGCGTACCGGTGATCGGCACCGTACCCGCCATCAAACCCGCCGCCGCCGCTTGCCACCGGGTTGCGGTCTGGGCGACCGCCGCCACCACCGCCAGCGCCTATCAGGCCGACCTGATCGCCCGCTTCGGTGGCGAAGCCGAGATCACCGGCGTCGCCTGCCACGGCCTGGCCGACGCCATCGACCGCGGCGATCTGCCCGCCATCACCGAGGCCATCACCAGCGCCGCCGCCCGCACCCCCGCCGACACCGAGGGCATCGTCCTCGGCTGCACCCATTACCCGCTGGTCATCGACGCCATCCTCGCCGCCCTCCCGGCCGGCATCCGCGTCTTCGACAGCGCCGAAGCCGTAGCCGCGCAAACCCTGCGCCGCATGGACGCCCTCGGCCGCCCCACCACCGGCACCGCCACCACCCGCGTCCTCACCAGCAACCGCCCCGGCATCATGCCCGCCGCCGCGGCCGCCTTCGACTCCGGCCGTCTGCTCGGCGCACGAGGACTCGGTTCGGTACCCACCGCCTGA
- a CDS encoding GntR family transcriptional regulator, whose translation MTEPDSELLGPSVHRQLRQLVLSGELEPGAPLSVLALSARLGVSRSPVREAVQQLIYEGLAVNVPHAGARVAVVDDDQIRDVLAVRSVLDGLAAAGAATRVTEFDLGKLTAMLSAQDDNLRDNADPARDTVLDLEFHTFIRERSGNRTLADELSRLEAQAHLYRGDLWTHPRNRRTALREHRRILEALESGHPGDARAAAEAHVCGLITRMDRL comes from the coding sequence ATGACCGAACCGGACAGCGAGCTGCTCGGCCCCTCCGTGCACCGGCAGCTGCGCCAGCTCGTGCTCTCCGGTGAACTGGAACCGGGCGCACCGCTGAGCGTGCTGGCCCTGTCCGCGCGGCTCGGGGTGAGCCGCAGTCCGGTTCGCGAAGCGGTACAGCAGCTCATCTACGAGGGCCTGGCCGTGAATGTCCCGCACGCGGGCGCACGCGTCGCCGTGGTGGACGACGACCAGATCCGTGATGTCCTCGCCGTCCGCTCCGTCCTGGACGGGCTGGCGGCCGCCGGGGCCGCCACCCGGGTCACCGAATTCGACCTCGGCAAACTCACCGCCATGCTCTCCGCCCAGGACGACAACCTGCGCGACAATGCCGATCCGGCCCGGGACACCGTCCTGGACCTGGAGTTCCACACCTTCATCCGGGAACGCTCGGGCAACCGCACCCTCGCCGACGAACTATCCCGCCTCGAGGCCCAGGCCCACCTCTACCGCGGCGACCTCTGGACCCACCCCCGTAACCGCCGCACCGCGCTGCGCGAACACCGTCGCATCCTCGAAGCCCTCGAATCCGGGCATCCGGGAGACGCCCGCGCGGCAGCCGAGGCACACGTCTGCGGGCTGATCACCCGAATGGATCGGTTGTAG
- a CDS encoding DUF3558 domain-containing protein produces the protein MRRTRGAVLLAALALSTAVAGCGNTVPGTALPAGGTTTDNGGKINTNFDKLLRECEVVSADDIGKTVGEGTYASPSFNGAVCMWDLSGGSSGSGMVTLSWYEEGSLANEKSNNDRLGYVTNDITVQGRRSLETHRPNDPDSCGVSAPAADTGIVGWWVNYRAGSSHGDPCEAARKLVELTLNLAR, from the coding sequence ATGCGGCGAACTCGGGGTGCGGTGCTGCTCGCGGCACTCGCGCTCAGCACCGCGGTCGCCGGTTGCGGCAATACCGTGCCCGGCACCGCCCTGCCCGCCGGCGGCACCACCACCGACAACGGCGGCAAGATCAATACCAACTTCGACAAGCTGCTGCGCGAATGCGAGGTCGTCTCCGCCGACGACATCGGCAAGACCGTCGGTGAGGGCACCTACGCGAGCCCCTCGTTCAACGGCGCGGTCTGTATGTGGGATCTGTCCGGCGGATCATCCGGCAGCGGCATGGTGACCCTCAGCTGGTACGAGGAGGGTTCGCTCGCGAACGAGAAGTCCAATAACGATCGCCTGGGCTATGTGACCAATGACATAACCGTGCAGGGTCGTCGTTCCCTGGAGACCCATCGCCCCAATGACCCGGATTCGTGCGGTGTCAGCGCACCCGCCGCGGACACCGGAATCGTGGGCTGGTGGGTGAACTATCGCGCCGGTTCCAGCCACGGCGATCCGTGCGAAGCGGCCCGCAAGCTGGTGGAGTTGACCCTCAACCTTGCGCGATAA
- the tuf gene encoding elongation factor Tu yields MAKAKFERTKPHVNIGTIGHVDHGKTTLTAAITKVLADKYPDLNAAFAFDQIDKAPEEKARGITINISHVEYQTEKRHYAHVDAPGHADYIKNMITGAAQMDGAILVVAATDGPMPQTREHVLLARQVGVPYILVALNKSDMVDDEEILELVEMEVRELLAAQEFDEDAPVVRVSGLKALEGDPKWTESIVELMNAVDESIPDPVRETEKPFLMPIEDVFTITGRGTVVTGRIERGIINVNEEVEIVGIREKTTKTTITGIEMFRKLLDNGQAGDNVGLLVRGIKREDVERGQVVVKPGTTTPHTEFEGQAYILSKDEGGRHTPFFNNYRPQFYFRTTDVTGVVTLPEGTEMVMPGDNTEMSVKLIQPVAMEEGLRFAIREGGRTVGAGRVTKINK; encoded by the coding sequence GTGGCGAAGGCGAAGTTCGAGCGGACGAAGCCCCACGTCAACATCGGCACCATTGGTCACGTCGACCACGGCAAGACCACGCTGACCGCGGCGATCACCAAGGTGCTGGCTGACAAGTACCCGGACCTGAACGCGGCCTTCGCGTTCGACCAGATCGACAAGGCTCCGGAGGAGAAGGCTCGTGGTATCACGATCAACATCTCCCACGTCGAGTACCAGACCGAGAAGCGTCACTACGCCCACGTCGACGCCCCGGGCCACGCTGACTACATCAAGAACATGATCACCGGTGCGGCCCAGATGGATGGCGCCATCCTCGTGGTCGCCGCCACCGATGGCCCGATGCCCCAGACTCGCGAGCACGTGCTGCTCGCCCGTCAGGTCGGCGTGCCCTACATCCTGGTCGCGCTGAACAAGTCGGACATGGTCGACGACGAGGAAATCCTCGAGCTCGTCGAGATGGAGGTCCGCGAACTGCTGGCCGCCCAGGAGTTCGACGAGGATGCGCCGGTCGTGCGCGTCTCCGGTCTGAAGGCGCTCGAGGGCGACCCGAAGTGGACCGAGTCCATCGTCGAGCTGATGAACGCGGTCGACGAGTCCATCCCGGACCCGGTTCGTGAGACCGAGAAGCCGTTCCTCATGCCGATCGAGGACGTGTTCACCATCACCGGTCGTGGCACCGTCGTCACCGGTCGTATCGAGCGCGGCATCATCAACGTGAACGAGGAAGTCGAGATCGTCGGCATTCGTGAGAAGACCACGAAGACCACGATCACCGGCATCGAGATGTTCCGTAAGCTGCTCGACAACGGCCAGGCGGGCGACAACGTCGGTCTGCTGGTTCGTGGCATCAAGCGTGAAGATGTCGAGCGCGGCCAGGTCGTCGTGAAGCCGGGCACCACCACTCCGCACACGGAGTTCGAGGGCCAGGCGTACATCCTGTCGAAGGACGAGGGCGGCCGCCACACCCCGTTCTTCAACAACTACCGCCCGCAGTTCTACTTCCGCACCACGGACGTGACCGGCGTCGTTACCCTCCCCGAGGGCACCGAGATGGTCATGCCCGGCGACAACACCGAGATGAGCGTCAAGCTCATCCAGCCGGTCGCCATGGAAGAGGGCCTGCGTTTCGCGATCCGTGAGGGTGGCCGCACCGTCGGTGCCGGTCGCGTCACCAAGATCAACAAGTAA
- the hppD gene encoding 4-hydroxyphenylpyruvate dioxygenase, whose amino-acid sequence MSIEVAGQETEDLRRLVGLIDHDATADPFPVLGWDALVWTVGNATQTAHFLESAFGMRLEAYSGPETGNRDHKAFVLRSGGARFVVRGAVDPGSSLIAHHDRHGDGVTDIALEVPDVDRCIAWARTHGATVLVEPHDETDDFGTVRSAAIATYGETRHSLIDRSRYDGPYLPGYITRRSRFEPRPGAPKRVFQAIDHVVGNVELGQMDEWVEFYRRVMGFENMAEFVGDDIATEYSALMSKVVANGNHRVKFPLNEPAVSRKKSQIDEYLEFYRGPGVQHIALATGDILTAVDTLRREGVEFLDTPDTYYEDAELRTRIGHVRVPVAELQSRGILVDRDEDGYLLQIFCKPITDRPTVFFELIERHGSLGFGKGNFKALFQAIEREQEARGNL is encoded by the coding sequence ATGAGCATCGAGGTTGCTGGACAAGAGACCGAGGATCTCCGCCGACTGGTCGGACTGATCGATCACGACGCCACCGCCGACCCCTTCCCCGTCCTGGGCTGGGACGCCCTGGTCTGGACCGTCGGCAATGCCACCCAGACCGCCCACTTCCTGGAATCCGCCTTCGGAATGCGCCTGGAGGCGTACTCCGGCCCCGAGACCGGCAACCGCGATCACAAGGCCTTCGTACTGCGCAGCGGCGGCGCGCGTTTCGTGGTGCGCGGTGCGGTCGATCCCGGCAGTTCCCTGATCGCCCACCACGATCGGCACGGCGACGGCGTCACCGATATCGCCCTCGAGGTTCCGGATGTGGACCGCTGCATCGCATGGGCCCGCACGCACGGCGCCACCGTCCTGGTCGAACCGCACGATGAGACAGACGATTTCGGCACCGTCCGCTCCGCCGCCATCGCCACCTACGGCGAAACCCGGCACTCGCTCATCGACCGCTCCCGCTACGACGGCCCCTACCTGCCCGGATACATCACCCGCCGTTCACGATTCGAGCCGCGCCCGGGTGCGCCCAAGCGCGTCTTCCAGGCCATCGACCATGTGGTCGGCAATGTGGAGCTCGGGCAGATGGACGAATGGGTCGAGTTCTACCGCCGCGTCATGGGTTTCGAGAATATGGCCGAATTCGTCGGCGACGATATCGCCACCGAATACTCCGCGCTCATGAGCAAGGTGGTCGCCAATGGCAATCACCGCGTCAAGTTCCCGCTCAACGAACCCGCGGTGAGCCGCAAGAAGTCTCAGATCGACGAGTACCTGGAGTTCTATCGCGGCCCCGGCGTCCAGCACATCGCCCTGGCCACCGGCGATATCCTCACCGCCGTCGACACACTGCGCCGCGAGGGCGTCGAATTCCTCGACACCCCCGACACCTATTACGAGGACGCCGAACTCCGCACTCGCATCGGCCACGTCCGGGTTCCGGTCGCGGAGTTGCAGAGTCGCGGCATCCTGGTCGACCGCGATGAGGACGGCTATCTGCTGCAGATCTTCTGCAAGCCCATCACCGACCGCCCCACCGTCTTCTTCGAACTCATCGAACGGCACGGTTCGCTCGGCTTCGGCAAGGGCAATTTCAAGGCGCTGTTCCAGGCCATCGAACGCGAACAGGAGGCCCGCGGCAACCTCTGA